A single Vigna radiata var. radiata cultivar VC1973A chromosome 8, Vradiata_ver6, whole genome shotgun sequence DNA region contains:
- the LOC106769831 gene encoding putative leucine-rich repeat receptor-like serine/threonine-protein kinase At2g14440 — translation MTLLFFFFFFTITITTSAPPPPPPHPPPPPYPYGLSYHINCGTSANSTDSFNTTWLSDRFFSAGSSALVSHPLNFPLPSEKTLRFFLPSSYGKKNCYTFPSLPSSSRYLLRTFTVYDNYDAKSRPPSFDVALSSTVLFSWRSPWPESTAANGAYSDLFASLSNTSSSLDLCFYGFATDAPLISSIELIQVHPAAYDATDNIILVNYGRISCGAPQHWGAAFSNDTDRFARSWQPDSAFRKIPQDSNDVRFLSTSNSISGADEEPNYFPMKVYQSAVTTEGTLEYELEVDAKMDYTVWLHFAEIDSSVKKVGERVFDVFINGDNVTRVDIYKQVGGFSALTLNYTLKNLSSNAFTLKLVPVVGAPLISGVENYALVPIDPSTLPLQASAMKALKESLRIPDRMGWNGDPCAPTTWDAWEGVTCRMTTDKTALVISEIDLGTQGLKGYISDQISLLSNLVSLNLSSNSLAGEIPAGLGQKSLIQVDLSNNQLTGSIPDGLASSNLKLVLLNGNLLEGRVPEQLYSVGVHGGAIDLSSNKGLCGVPSLPSCPMFWEHGRLSKRGKLAIGLSCLFVLCVVLLLAYIYIRRKRNDYDFALPHELISLAAKRNRYQRQKSLMLLELESQHAKGLPSPFTPL, via the exons ATgactttacttttctttttctttttcttcaccatCACTATCACCACCTctgcaccaccaccaccaccaccacacccTCCTCCTCCGCCATACCCTTACG GTTTATCCTACCACATTAACTGTGGCACTTCTGCCAACTCCACTGACTCCTTCAACACCACATGGCTTTCCGACCGTTTCTTCTCCGCCGGCTCCTCCGCCCTCGTCTCCCACCCTCTCAACTTCCCCCTCCCCTCCGAGAAAACCCTCCGCTTCTTCCTTCCCTCCTCCTACGGCAAGAAAAACTGCTACACCTTCCCCTCCCTCCCCTCCTCCTCTCGCTACCTTCTCCGCACCTTCACCGTCTACGACAACTACGACGCCAAGTCTCGCCCTCCCTCCTTCGACGTCGCCCTCTCCTCCACCGTCCTCTTCAGCTGGCGCTCCCCCTGGCCCGAGTCCACCGCTGCCAATGGCGCCTACTCCGACCTCTTCGCCTCCCTTTCCAACACCTCCTCCTCCCTCGATCTCTGCTTCTACGGCTTCGCCACCGATGCCCCCCTCATCTCCTCCATCGAGCTCATCCAGGTACACCCTGCCGCCTACGACGCAACCGACAACATTATCCTCGTCAACTACGGCCGCATTTCCTGCGGCGCTCCCCAGCATTGGGGAGCTGCCTTCTCCAACGACACCGACCGCTTCGCCCGCTCCTGGCAGCCGGACTCTGCCTTCCGAAAAATCCCCCAAGATTCCAACGACGTCCGCTTCCTCTCCACGTCGAACTCGATCTCCGGCGCGGACGAGGAGCCTAATTACTTCCCCATGAAGGTGTACCAGTCGGCGGTGACCACGGAGGGGACGCTGGAGTACGAATTGGAGGTGGACGCGAAGATGGACTATACCGTGTGGCTGCACTTCGCGGAAATCGATTCCAGCGTGAAAAAAGTAGGGGAGAGGGTCTTCGATGTTTTCATCAACGGCGATAATGTTACCAGGGTTGACATATACAAACAAGTTGGTGGTTTCTCTGCGTTGACTTTGAATTACACCCTCAAGAACTTGAGCTCCAACGCATTCACATTGAAGCTCGTGCCGGTTGTGGGTGCCCCTCTCATTAGTGGCGTTGAGAATTACGCATTGGTTCCTATCGATCCCTCCACTCTCCCTCTCCAAG CTAGTGCGATGAAGGCGTTGAAAGAGTCGCTTCGTATTCCTGATAGAATGGGTTGGAATGGTGATCCCTGCGCCCCTACTACTTGGGATGCTTGGGAGGGTGTTACCTGCCGCATGACTACCGATAAAACTGCTCTCGTCATAAGTGAGAT AGATCTTGGCACTCAGGGCTTGAAAGGGTACATAAGCGACCAGATTAGTCTTTTGTCCAACTTGGTAAGCCT GAATTTGAGTTCTAATTCCTTGGCGGGCGAAATACCAGCTGGACTGGGTCAAAAATCTCTTATACAAGT GGATTTATCCAACAATCAGTTAACGGGATCCATACCTGACGGTTTGGCATCTTCGAATTTGAAGCTCGT GCTACTGAATGGTAACCTATTGGAAGGGCGAGTTCCAGAGCAACTTTATTCTGTTGGTGTGCATGGTGGAGCTATTGA tCTCTCTAGCAACAAGGGATTGTGCGGTGTACCATCTCTTCCATCATGTCCTATGTTTTGGGAGCATGGCAGATTATCCAAGCGGGGTAAACTTGCAATAGGCTTGTCAtgtctttttgttttgtgtgtggtACTGCTGCTGGCATATATCTACATCAGGAGGAAAAGAAACGATTATGATTTTGCTCTTCCTCATGAATTAATTT CATTAGCTGCCAAGAGAAACCGCTATCAGAGGCAGAAATCTTTGATGCTTCTTGAGCTAGAGAGTCAACATGCCAAGGGACTACCTTCACCCTTTACTCcactataa